A DNA window from Pseudodesulfovibrio thermohalotolerans contains the following coding sequences:
- a CDS encoding DUF3343 domain-containing protein produces the protein MALTDLFRKKSSGPRRQSRADRGLLVFEHTSEVIRAEKLLKESGREIRVMGPPPEIQKGCDLVVEFPLMEKLDILRTLAEAGTEPLETVPVTGPLLAPVDLFQIKDFGDHLMVRAANMKLTVEKSTRTIVNVSGGGCPDVPYIAARLIGRTLDNAPAPREIGHTLCGYALELAHAEMLRLCS, from the coding sequence TTGGCCCTGACCGATCTGTTCAGGAAAAAGAGTTCCGGTCCGCGCCGCCAATCGCGCGCGGACCGGGGCCTGCTCGTTTTCGAGCACACCAGCGAAGTCATCCGGGCCGAAAAGCTGCTCAAGGAGTCGGGCCGGGAAATCCGCGTCATGGGTCCGCCCCCGGAGATTCAGAAGGGGTGCGACCTGGTGGTGGAGTTCCCGCTCATGGAGAAGCTCGACATCCTGCGCACCCTGGCCGAGGCCGGGACCGAACCGCTGGAGACCGTGCCCGTGACCGGGCCGCTGCTCGCCCCTGTGGACCTGTTCCAGATCAAGGATTTCGGCGACCACCTCATGGTTCGCGCCGCCAACATGAAACTTACCGTGGAGAAATCCACCCGAACCATCGTCAACGTGTCCGGCGGCGGCTGCCCCGACGTGCCGTACATCGCGGCCCGACTCATCGGCCGCACCCTGGACAATGCCCCGGCCCCCAGGGAGATCGGCCACACCCTTTGCGGCTACGCCCTGGAGCTGGCACACGCGGAGATGCTGCGCCTATGCTCATAA
- a CDS encoding NAD(P)H-hydrate dehydratase has translation MLIIVGTVPDPAVPVLDASAILADGSLSVGDRALPPDRGTPALLAAAASACAFLGIEPPHAMLVGDEGLGRGSRELYRHLTEVLPSRTCTTLAFHYLQPDVDWHNKVLMAAQAMAGPPALVADAGFMYAAKMSGMAGEYALFTPDAGELAFLADETAPHPFYTRGFILQDENRAPELIRRAYEHDNAATCLLVKGSTDRIADRTGVLAEITGPSVEAMEAMGGTGDTVTGMACALMEYGLPAPKAAQMAAQANRYAGEAARPTPASQIGELVPHIPNALKRVMEELP, from the coding sequence ATGCTCATAATAGTCGGCACAGTGCCTGATCCGGCCGTACCCGTGCTGGACGCGTCCGCCATCCTGGCCGACGGCTCGCTCTCGGTGGGCGACCGCGCCCTGCCGCCCGACCGGGGCACGCCCGCACTGCTGGCCGCCGCGGCCTCGGCCTGCGCCTTCCTCGGCATTGAGCCGCCCCACGCCATGCTGGTGGGGGACGAAGGACTCGGCCGGGGAAGCCGGGAGCTCTACCGCCACCTGACCGAGGTCCTGCCCTCGCGGACCTGCACCACCCTGGCCTTTCACTATCTCCAGCCCGACGTGGACTGGCACAACAAGGTGCTCATGGCCGCCCAGGCCATGGCCGGGCCGCCCGCCCTCGTGGCCGACGCCGGATTCATGTACGCGGCCAAGATGAGCGGCATGGCCGGTGAATACGCCCTGTTCACCCCGGACGCCGGGGAATTGGCATTTCTCGCGGACGAGACGGCTCCGCACCCGTTCTACACGCGCGGCTTCATCCTTCAAGACGAGAATCGCGCACCCGAGCTGATCCGGCGCGCCTACGAACACGACAACGCGGCGACCTGCCTGCTGGTCAAGGGAAGCACGGACCGGATCGCGGACCGCACCGGCGTCCTGGCGGAAATCACCGGCCCGTCCGTAGAGGCCATGGAGGCCATGGGCGGCACGGGCGACACGGTCACGGGCATGGCCTGCGCCCTGATGGAATACGGTCTGCCCGCGCCCAAGGCCGCGCAGATGGCGGCCCAGGCCAATCGGTACGCGGGCGAAGCGGCCCGCCCCACTCCGGCCTCCCAGATCGGGGAGCTGGTCCCGCACATCCCGAACGCTCTCAAGCGCGTCATGGAGGAACTCCCGTGA
- a CDS encoding DUF362 domain-containing protein gives MASKVYFWNLRASSKAPFGKRMRSVLKAAKADKMIGEGDLAAVKLHFGEEGVTGFLRPLWVKPILDFIAEAGGKPFLTDASTLYVGQRGEAVSHSMCAARHGWDPLVLGAPVVIADGLRGEFETAVPVKGRHLDEVYIAGAIAEADFLVSVNHFKGHELAGYGGALKNIGMGAASKKGKMQQHFSTGPIINPDNCQACEACLRACKTGALYMDEVTGKVALDPEKCVGCGGCFVACRHGGLAVDWKVGVQDFLERMMEYCKGVFATKRTPCLHVNFVMDVVPDCDCVGFTDAPICPDIGVLVSFDPVAVDQASMDLVSEAPPLYPSQLPFGVTPGQNKFLAIHQHVPEDFGLAYAEELGLGSREYELISL, from the coding sequence ATGGCTTCAAAGGTCTATTTCTGGAATTTGCGGGCCTCGTCCAAGGCCCCGTTCGGCAAGAGGATGCGCAGCGTGCTCAAGGCCGCCAAGGCCGACAAGATGATCGGCGAGGGCGATCTGGCCGCCGTCAAGCTGCATTTCGGCGAGGAGGGCGTGACCGGCTTCCTGCGTCCCCTGTGGGTCAAGCCGATCCTGGATTTCATCGCCGAGGCCGGGGGCAAGCCGTTTTTGACCGACGCCTCGACCCTGTACGTGGGCCAGCGCGGCGAGGCCGTGTCGCACTCCATGTGCGCGGCCCGGCACGGTTGGGACCCGCTGGTGCTCGGCGCGCCCGTGGTCATCGCCGACGGCCTGCGCGGCGAGTTCGAGACCGCCGTGCCCGTCAAGGGCAGGCATCTGGACGAGGTCTACATCGCCGGAGCCATTGCCGAGGCCGATTTCCTGGTTTCGGTCAATCACTTCAAGGGGCATGAGCTGGCCGGATACGGCGGCGCGCTCAAGAACATCGGCATGGGCGCGGCCTCCAAGAAGGGCAAGATGCAGCAGCATTTCTCCACCGGCCCGATCATCAATCCCGACAACTGTCAGGCCTGCGAGGCGTGCCTTCGCGCCTGCAAGACCGGCGCGCTCTACATGGACGAGGTCACGGGCAAGGTGGCCCTGGACCCGGAAAAGTGCGTGGGTTGCGGCGGCTGTTTCGTGGCCTGCCGCCATGGCGGACTCGCCGTGGACTGGAAGGTGGGCGTCCAGGACTTCCTGGAGCGGATGATGGAGTATTGCAAGGGCGTGTTTGCCACCAAGCGCACCCCGTGCCTGCATGTCAATTTCGTCATGGATGTGGTGCCGGACTGCGATTGCGTGGGCTTCACCGACGCTCCCATCTGTCCGGATATCGGCGTGCTGGTCAGCTTCGACCCCGTGGCCGTGGATCAGGCCTCCATGGACCTGGTCAGCGAGGCCCCGCCGCTCTACCCGAGCCAACTGCCTTTTGGCGTCACACCCGGACAGAACAAGTTCCTGGCCATTCATCAGCATGTGCCCGAGGACTTCGGCCTGGCCTATGCCGAGGAACTCGGCCTGGGCTCCCGCGAGTACGAGCTGATAAGCCTGTAG
- a CDS encoding Bbp19 family protein: MPEVSPLELHRAYRRLFDSADGRVVMTDLERRGCFMRPTYSTDRGRTEFNEGRRSLVLHMKHMLEPENFIEKENNR, from the coding sequence ATGCCTGAGGTCAGCCCGCTTGAGCTGCACCGGGCCTACAGGCGGCTTTTCGATTCCGCCGACGGGCGCGTGGTCATGACCGATCTGGAGCGGCGCGGCTGCTTCATGCGGCCCACCTATTCCACGGACCGGGGACGGACCGAATTCAACGAAGGCCGCAGGTCGTTGGTCCTGCACATGAAGCACATGCTTGAACCCGAAAACTTCATCGAGAAGGAGAACAACCGATGA
- a CDS encoding PA2778 family cysteine peptidase: MPDQISGGGQKAAACLALLLLALAAGCSLYGGVMPPSPSGDPLNRVHGVPFYAQEEYQCGPAALAMAMTWSGLPVLPDELTSQVYTPSRKGSIQPDMITAARRRGRMAYVIHGADSLSAEIAEGVPVVVLQNLGLSWYPVWHYAVVVGLDRETGEVILNSGPTRMKRTPWRVFENTWGPDFWGLLVLPPSRLPTVAEEKPWLEGAVGLERAGQPAAAREAYASAAIRWPNSHDAWIGLGNTRYAGGDAKGSAEAFRRAAEARPDSGIAFNNLAFVLNELGRRDEALKAARKAVSLGGPQIETFRRTLSDIERAAP, from the coding sequence ATGCCTGACCAGATTTCGGGCGGCGGCCAAAAGGCCGCCGCCTGTCTCGCATTGCTGCTCCTTGCCCTGGCAGCGGGATGCAGCCTCTACGGAGGCGTCATGCCTCCCTCGCCCTCTGGCGACCCCCTGAACCGCGTCCACGGCGTGCCCTTCTATGCCCAGGAGGAATACCAGTGCGGCCCTGCCGCCCTGGCCATGGCCATGACCTGGAGCGGCCTGCCCGTACTTCCCGACGAGCTGACTTCCCAGGTCTACACACCGTCGCGCAAGGGCAGCATCCAGCCCGACATGATTACCGCCGCCCGACGCCGCGGACGCATGGCCTACGTCATCCATGGCGCGGACAGCCTTTCCGCCGAAATCGCCGAAGGCGTCCCGGTGGTCGTGCTGCAGAATCTCGGCCTTTCCTGGTATCCGGTCTGGCACTACGCCGTGGTCGTGGGCCTGGACCGGGAAACCGGCGAGGTAATCCTCAACTCCGGGCCGACGCGGATGAAACGCACCCCCTGGAGGGTCTTCGAGAACACCTGGGGGCCGGACTTCTGGGGGCTGCTCGTTCTGCCGCCTTCCCGCCTGCCCACCGTGGCCGAGGAAAAGCCGTGGCTCGAAGGGGCCGTGGGCCTGGAGCGGGCCGGACAGCCCGCCGCCGCAAGGGAAGCCTATGCCTCGGCCGCGATCCGCTGGCCGAACAGCCACGACGCCTGGATCGGACTGGGCAACACCCGCTACGCCGGAGGTGACGCCAAGGGCTCGGCCGAAGCCTTTCGCCGGGCCGCCGAAGCCAGGCCCGACAGCGGCATCGCCTTCAACAACCTGGCCTTTGTCCTCAACGAACTCGGCCGCCGCGACGAGGCTCTCAAAGCCGCGCGCAAGGCCGTCTCCCTGGGCGGGCCGCAGATCGAGACCTTCCGTCGGACCCTGTCCGACATCGAACGCGCGGCTCCCTGA
- a CDS encoding deoxyribonuclease IV, which translates to MFLGAHMSIAGGLHMAFERIMRVEGTALQIFTRNQRQWKIPALTEYDAKLFAAAWSRWGDYPIAAHDSYLINLASDKEDQLNRSVLAFAEELKRIEILAVPFLVTHPGSHLGAGVEVGVRRYAANLDRAIELSGTKKGLVLLETTAGQGTNLGSTFEELAAVIEASAHPDRIGVCYDTCHTFAAGYDIRTPETYAATFDAFDRVIGLDRLKFFHLNDSKNGLGSRKDRHEHIGQGEIGVEGFRNLMRDPRFADVPKTLETPKAEDLQDDVRNLTLLRELAK; encoded by the coding sequence ATGTTTCTGGGCGCGCATATGTCCATCGCCGGGGGCCTGCACATGGCCTTCGAGCGGATCATGCGGGTGGAGGGCACGGCCCTGCAGATATTCACCCGCAACCAGCGGCAGTGGAAGATTCCCGCGCTGACCGAGTACGACGCGAAACTGTTCGCGGCGGCCTGGTCGCGTTGGGGCGACTATCCCATTGCGGCCCACGACTCCTATCTCATCAATCTCGCCTCGGACAAGGAGGACCAGCTCAATCGTTCGGTCCTGGCCTTTGCCGAGGAACTCAAGCGTATCGAAATCCTGGCTGTTCCGTTCCTCGTGACCCATCCGGGTTCCCATCTGGGCGCGGGCGTCGAGGTCGGGGTACGTCGTTACGCGGCCAACCTGGACCGGGCCATCGAGCTTTCCGGTACGAAAAAGGGCCTGGTCCTGTTGGAGACAACGGCCGGGCAGGGCACCAACCTCGGGTCCACCTTCGAGGAGCTGGCGGCCGTCATCGAGGCCTCTGCCCATCCGGACCGGATCGGGGTCTGTTACGACACCTGCCATACCTTTGCCGCCGGGTACGACATTCGGACCCCGGAGACATATGCGGCCACCTTCGACGCCTTTGACCGCGTCATCGGCCTGGACCGTCTCAAATTCTTCCACCTGAACGACTCCAAGAACGGGCTCGGCTCCCGCAAGGACCGGCACGAGCACATCGGCCAGGGCGAGATCGGCGTGGAGGGGTTTCGCAATCTCATGCGCGACCCGCGTTTCGCGGACGTTCCCAAGACCCTGGAGACCCCCAAGGCGGAGGACCTTCAGGACGACGTCCGCAACCTGACCCTGTTGCGCGAACTGGCAAAATAG
- the yedE gene encoding YedE family putative selenium transporter: MTNFFASRKGIISVGLVIGALAALLQYLGNPGNMGICVACFERDIAGAVGLHRAGVVQYMRPEIIGFVLGSLGAALVGKDFRPRAGSAPIVRFILGVFAMIGALVFLGCPWRAILRLAGGDLNALLGLAGLIVGIGIGTLFFRQGYNLGRSQKTYASVGLIMPLVMAGFLVLMFLYPQVSGEPKSGVLFYSLKGPGAMHAPLIISLAVGLLVGILAQRSRFCTMGAFRDLILFKQVHLLLGVVALLAAAFAVNLVLGQFHMGFAGQPVAHTQGLWNFMGMVLAGLCFALAGGCPGRQLFMAGEGDGDAAVFVLGMIVGAGFAHNFGLASSPKGVGPHGIAAVFIGLAVCLFIGFTMRKKAA; encoded by the coding sequence ATGACCAACTTTTTTGCCTCGCGGAAAGGCATCATTTCCGTCGGGCTCGTAATCGGCGCTCTTGCCGCGCTGCTGCAATACCTGGGCAACCCGGGGAACATGGGCATCTGCGTGGCCTGCTTTGAGCGCGACATCGCCGGAGCCGTGGGGCTGCACAGGGCGGGCGTGGTCCAGTACATGCGTCCGGAAATCATCGGCTTCGTGCTCGGCTCTCTGGGCGCGGCCCTTGTGGGCAAAGACTTCCGGCCCAGGGCCGGTTCCGCGCCCATCGTCCGCTTCATCCTCGGTGTGTTCGCCATGATCGGAGCCCTGGTCTTCCTGGGCTGCCCGTGGCGCGCCATCCTGCGGCTGGCGGGCGGCGATCTGAACGCGCTTCTCGGTCTGGCCGGGCTCATTGTCGGCATCGGCATCGGCACTCTGTTCTTCCGTCAGGGATACAACCTGGGCCGCAGCCAAAAGACCTACGCCTCCGTGGGGCTGATAATGCCCCTCGTCATGGCCGGTTTTCTTGTCCTGATGTTCCTCTACCCGCAGGTTTCCGGTGAGCCCAAATCCGGGGTTCTCTTCTACAGCCTCAAGGGTCCCGGGGCCATGCACGCGCCCCTGATCATCTCTCTGGCAGTCGGCCTGCTGGTGGGCATACTGGCTCAGCGCAGCCGGTTCTGCACCATGGGCGCCTTCCGCGATCTGATCCTCTTCAAACAGGTTCACCTGCTCTTGGGCGTCGTGGCCCTGCTCGCGGCGGCCTTCGCGGTCAACCTGGTCCTCGGCCAGTTCCACATGGGCTTTGCGGGCCAGCCCGTGGCCCACACCCAGGGATTGTGGAACTTCATGGGCATGGTCCTCGCGGGCCTGTGCTTCGCCCTTGCCGGCGGCTGCCCCGGCAGACAACTGTTCATGGCGGGTGAGGGCGACGGCGACGCCGCCGTGTTCGTGCTCGGCATGATCGTGGGCGCCGGTTTCGCCCACAACTTCGGTCTGGCCAGCTCGCCCAAGGGCGTGGGCCCGCACGGCATCGCCGCCGTGTTCATCGGCCTGGCCGTCTGCCTGTTCATCGGTTTCACCATGCGCAAAAAAGCTGCATAG
- a CDS encoding sulfurtransferase TusA family protein — protein MSEIVDARGLSCPQPVLDTLAKIAAMGSGELEVLVDTEASKENVARAAQGKGWKVESITEDGGEYRLKLLGS, from the coding sequence ATGAGTGAAATAGTCGACGCACGGGGCCTCTCCTGCCCCCAGCCGGTACTGGATACCTTGGCCAAGATAGCGGCCATGGGCTCCGGCGAACTCGAAGTCCTGGTGGACACCGAGGCTTCCAAGGAAAACGTGGCCCGCGCCGCTCAGGGCAAGGGCTGGAAGGTTGAATCCATCACCGAGGACGGCGGCGAATACCGCCTCAAACTGCTCGGGAGCTAG
- a CDS encoding portal protein: protein MDRTELARSLLKRFSGLEEARRPWTGAWQELSEYMLPRKNSFVPSGSGAAWQGRAGDERIFDSTPMHALELLASSLGGLLTNPSLPWFDISVKDRETGDADEVRAFMQESRERMVALFNSEDTGFQAHVHELYLDVALLGTAVMYVEADPTTVVRFSSRPLGEVFVAESARGQVDTVYRRYELTARQAVQEWGAACSDETLRKGEDRPEEPVEILHAVFPRMDRDPAGFGSAHFPYASVYLEVKGSHVLEESGYLEMPYMVPRWAKAAGETYGRGPGQTALSDTRVLNAMARTALMAAEKMSDPPLMVPDDGFLGPVRSGPGGLSYYRAGSTDRIEALPVNVDLRAAEEMMNGRRESIRRIFLSDQIAPEGPAVTATEAVIRQAEKMRVLGPVLGRLQTEFLSPLIRRVFRVMLRAGALPPFPEGLSPNDLEVRYTSPVTRAQKQYEAQGLSQVMEYLAPLVGGQDAFGIMDNFDTDRVARHVAELFNTPSDYLKSEERVTEGRAQKGQAASSARLAATVADVAAIAKTLSEVRMDHPSILTGVWSLLTGSAGAGVPPTAESGAESGPVEQEVPHA from the coding sequence ATGGACAGAACAGAACTGGCCCGTTCCCTGCTGAAACGCTTCTCCGGCCTGGAGGAGGCCCGCCGTCCGTGGACCGGTGCTTGGCAGGAACTGTCGGAATACATGCTGCCCCGCAAGAACAGCTTTGTCCCGTCCGGGTCGGGCGCGGCGTGGCAGGGGCGGGCGGGGGACGAGCGCATCTTCGATTCCACGCCCATGCACGCCCTTGAGCTGCTGGCCTCGTCCCTGGGCGGGCTGCTGACCAACCCTTCGCTGCCCTGGTTCGACATCTCGGTGAAGGACCGGGAAACGGGCGATGCGGACGAGGTCCGTGCCTTCATGCAGGAGTCCCGTGAACGGATGGTGGCCTTGTTCAACAGCGAGGACACCGGATTCCAGGCGCACGTGCATGAGCTGTATCTGGATGTGGCCCTGCTCGGCACGGCGGTGATGTACGTGGAGGCGGACCCGACAACCGTGGTCCGTTTTTCGTCCAGGCCGCTCGGCGAGGTCTTCGTGGCCGAGTCGGCGCGCGGCCAGGTGGATACCGTGTACCGCCGCTACGAGCTTACGGCCCGGCAGGCGGTCCAGGAATGGGGCGCGGCCTGCTCGGACGAGACGCTGCGCAAGGGCGAGGACCGGCCCGAGGAGCCCGTGGAGATCCTGCACGCGGTCTTCCCGAGGATGGACCGCGATCCGGCAGGATTCGGCTCGGCCCATTTCCCCTATGCCAGCGTGTATTTGGAGGTGAAGGGCAGTCATGTGCTGGAGGAGAGCGGTTATCTGGAGATGCCGTACATGGTCCCGCGTTGGGCCAAGGCCGCCGGCGAGACCTACGGCCGGGGACCGGGACAGACGGCCTTGTCCGACACCAGGGTTCTCAACGCCATGGCCCGGACCGCGCTCATGGCCGCGGAAAAGATGTCTGATCCGCCGCTCATGGTTCCGGACGACGGCTTTCTCGGTCCGGTGCGTTCGGGGCCGGGCGGGCTGTCCTATTACCGGGCCGGGTCCACGGACCGCATCGAGGCGCTGCCCGTGAACGTGGACCTGCGGGCCGCCGAGGAGATGATGAACGGCCGCCGGGAGTCCATCCGCCGCATATTCCTGTCGGATCAGATAGCCCCGGAAGGCCCGGCGGTCACGGCCACTGAGGCCGTTATCCGCCAGGCGGAGAAGATGCGCGTGCTCGGCCCGGTGCTGGGCAGGCTTCAAACCGAGTTCCTCAGTCCGCTGATCCGGCGGGTCTTCCGCGTCATGTTGCGCGCCGGGGCTCTGCCGCCTTTCCCCGAGGGGCTGTCCCCGAACGATCTTGAAGTCCGCTACACCTCGCCCGTAACCCGTGCCCAGAAGCAGTACGAGGCCCAGGGCCTTTCCCAGGTCATGGAATACCTCGCCCCGCTCGTGGGCGGACAGGACGCCTTCGGCATCATGGACAACTTCGACACGGACCGGGTGGCCCGGCACGTCGCCGAGTTGTTCAACACCCCTTCCGACTACCTCAAGTCCGAGGAGCGCGTGACCGAGGGGCGGGCGCAGAAAGGCCAGGCCGCGAGTTCGGCCCGGCTCGCGGCCACCGTGGCCGATGTCGCGGCCATCGCCAAGACGCTGTCCGAGGTTCGCATGGACCATCCCAGCATCCTGACCGGGGTGTGGTCCCTGCTCACGGGCTCGGCCGGTGCAGGGGTTCCGCCTACAGCCGAATCCGGGGCCGAGTCCGGTCCCGTGGAGCAGGAGGTCCCCCATGCCTGA
- the rlmN gene encoding 23S rRNA (adenine(2503)-C(2))-methyltransferase RlmN produces the protein MHNLIELNKNDLEAFVAEDLKEPRYRAEQIWQWLWQKRVRDVEAMTNLSKPLREKLASLAVIAWPEIARVAESSDGTIKFLLRLGDGKLIETVLIPMQDRYSQCLSTQVGCAMACTFCNTGQLGFERNLTYGEIMGQILVGRQYLEDQGMNPLKNLVFMGMGEPLLNLDTLIRVLTDLPCERGLSLSWRRSMVSTVGFPDKLKILGDLEIALPAISLHAPTQELRARIMPKAAKVHLDDLMAALEAYPMRPRERITFEYLLLKDVNDSMEHADQLAKLIDRKKGKINLIAYNATEGMPYGAPDRERVEAFEKRLWGHGLTAFIRRSMGADIKAACGQLKADTVGKG, from the coding sequence ATGCACAATCTTATAGAGCTGAACAAGAACGATCTTGAGGCCTTTGTGGCTGAGGACCTGAAGGAGCCGCGCTACCGGGCGGAACAGATATGGCAGTGGCTGTGGCAGAAACGCGTGCGCGACGTGGAAGCCATGACCAACCTGTCCAAGCCTCTCCGCGAGAAGCTCGCCTCTTTGGCGGTCATTGCCTGGCCCGAGATAGCCAGGGTGGCCGAGAGCAGCGACGGGACCATCAAATTTCTGCTCAGGCTCGGCGACGGCAAGCTCATTGAGACCGTGCTCATCCCCATGCAGGACCGCTACTCCCAGTGTCTGTCCACGCAGGTGGGCTGCGCCATGGCCTGCACCTTCTGCAACACCGGGCAGCTCGGCTTCGAGCGCAACCTGACCTACGGCGAGATCATGGGTCAGATCCTGGTGGGCCGCCAGTACCTTGAGGACCAGGGGATGAACCCTCTCAAAAATCTCGTGTTCATGGGCATGGGCGAGCCCCTGCTCAACCTGGACACCCTCATCAGGGTTCTGACCGACCTGCCGTGCGAGCGTGGGCTGTCCCTGTCCTGGCGGCGGTCCATGGTTTCCACCGTGGGCTTTCCCGACAAGCTCAAGATTCTGGGCGATCTGGAAATAGCCCTGCCCGCCATCTCCCTGCACGCCCCCACCCAGGAGCTGCGCGCCCGGATCATGCCCAAGGCGGCCAAGGTCCATCTCGACGACCTCATGGCCGCGCTCGAAGCCTATCCCATGCGGCCGCGCGAGCGGATCACCTTCGAATATCTGCTGCTCAAGGACGTCAACGACTCCATGGAGCACGCGGACCAGTTGGCGAAGCTCATCGACCGCAAGAAGGGGAAGATCAACCTCATTGCCTACAACGCCACCGAAGGGATGCCCTACGGCGCGCCGGATCGGGAAAGGGTCGAGGCGTTCGAGAAGCGGCTGTGGGGCCACGGCCTGACCGCCTTCATCCGCCGCTCCATGGGCGCGGACATCAAGGCGGCCTGCGGCCAGCTCAAGGCCGACACCGTCGGGAAGGGCTAG
- the zupT gene encoding zinc transporter ZupT yields the protein MDTQTIVYAFGLTLFAGLSTGIGSAIAFFARRTNTKFLSLALGFSAGVMIYVSFVEILVKARDALATELGDVSAAWVTALSFFGGIAFIALIDNFVPSYENPHEMHSIEEMEEGLENLPRNEAHDFDRLKRTGVFAAVAIAIHNFPEGLATFTAALTDPALGLAIAVAIAIHNIPEGIAVSIPLYYATGDRRKAFFYSFLSGLSEPVGALIGYLVLLPFFTPVVFGVLFAGVAGIMVFISLDELLPAAEEFGEHHHSIYGLVGGMAVMALSLLLFL from the coding sequence ATGGATACGCAAACCATTGTCTACGCCTTCGGGCTGACGCTGTTCGCCGGATTGTCCACGGGCATCGGCTCGGCCATCGCCTTTTTCGCCCGCCGGACCAACACCAAGTTCCTCTCTCTGGCCCTGGGGTTCTCCGCCGGGGTCATGATCTACGTTTCCTTCGTGGAGATTCTGGTCAAGGCGCGGGACGCCCTGGCCACGGAGCTGGGCGACGTGAGCGCGGCCTGGGTGACGGCCCTGTCCTTTTTCGGGGGCATCGCGTTCATCGCGCTTATCGACAACTTCGTGCCGAGTTACGAGAACCCCCACGAGATGCACTCCATCGAGGAGATGGAGGAGGGGCTGGAGAATCTGCCCCGGAACGAGGCGCACGACTTCGACCGGCTGAAGCGTACGGGCGTGTTCGCGGCCGTGGCCATCGCCATCCACAACTTCCCCGAGGGGCTCGCCACCTTCACGGCGGCCCTGACCGATCCCGCGCTTGGCCTGGCCATCGCCGTGGCCATCGCCATCCACAACATTCCCGAGGGCATCGCGGTTTCCATTCCGCTGTATTACGCCACCGGCGACCGCCGGAAGGCGTTTTTCTATTCCTTCCTGTCCGGCTTGTCCGAACCCGTGGGCGCGCTTATCGGCTATTTGGTCCTGTTGCCGTTTTTCACCCCCGTGGTGTTCGGCGTGCTGTTCGCGGGCGTGGCCGGGATCATGGTCTTTATCTCCCTGGATGAGCTTCTTCCCGCCGCCGAGGAGTTCGGCGAGCACCATCATTCCATCTACGGCCTGGTGGGCGGGATGGCCGTCATGGCCCTGTCGCTCCTGCTTTTTCTGTAG
- a CDS encoding PA2779 family protein, translating to MRCKFKSLVCLTVVLCLLTLNVASARAGLVSTEASMSATHNVENRAFVKAQLQRDDVRRILENKGLTVAEVEQRVDALSDAEINRIVEQVGDMPAGGGFFGVLIGAAVLVFIILLITDMTGATDVFPFVKKAN from the coding sequence ATGCGCTGTAAATTCAAATCATTAGTCTGTTTGACGGTAGTTCTTTGCTTGCTCACCTTGAACGTTGCCTCGGCCAGAGCGGGACTCGTCTCCACCGAGGCATCCATGTCGGCCACCCACAACGTGGAAAATCGAGCTTTCGTCAAGGCGCAGTTGCAGCGTGACGACGTGCGGCGCATCCTGGAGAACAAGGGATTGACCGTTGCCGAGGTCGAACAGCGCGTTGACGCCCTGTCCGACGCCGAGATCAACCGCATCGTGGAACAGGTGGGCGACATGCCCGCAGGCGGCGGATTCTTCGGCGTTCTGATCGGCGCGGCGGTCCTGGTCTTCATCATCCTGCTCATCACCGACATGACCGGGGCCACGGACGTCTTCCCATTCGTGAAAAAGGCGAACTAG
- a CDS encoding HAD family hydrolase codes for MRRLDAIIFDFDGTLADVPLDFDFMKTKIAALGEVFMDERPVPDGTPALEWLDRLSAQVMERDRDEGMEFLSRGRLVIAAMELDAARDGCLYEFTRPVLDDLKARGVAPGVISRNISAAIRKVFPDIEEHLQVFIPRESADRLKPDPAHLLQALERIGVEPGRALMVGDHPMDVETGKRAGAMAAGVTTGRIGAEGFAHLEPDFVASDVAALMSELKRSGLI; via the coding sequence TTGCGCAGACTCGACGCCATCATATTCGACTTCGATGGAACGCTGGCCGACGTGCCGCTGGACTTCGACTTCATGAAGACCAAGATCGCGGCCCTGGGCGAGGTGTTCATGGACGAGCGCCCGGTGCCGGACGGCACGCCCGCCCTGGAGTGGCTGGATCGGCTTTCGGCGCAGGTCATGGAACGCGACCGCGACGAGGGCATGGAGTTCCTGTCGCGCGGGCGGCTGGTCATCGCGGCCATGGAGCTGGACGCGGCCCGTGACGGCTGCCTGTACGAGTTCACCCGGCCTGTGCTCGACGACCTCAAGGCGCGCGGCGTGGCTCCGGGCGTCATTTCCCGTAATATTTCAGCGGCCATCAGGAAGGTCTTTCCTGACATTGAGGAACACTTGCAGGTCTTCATCCCCAGGGAGAGCGCGGACCGGCTCAAGCCGGACCCGGCGCACCTGCTGCAAGCCCTGGAGCGCATCGGCGTGGAGCCCGGGCGGGCGCTCATGGTGGGCGACCACCCCATGGACGTCGAAACCGGCAAGCGGGCCGGGGCCATGGCCGCGGGCGTGACCACCGGCCGCATCGGCGCCGAAGGATTCGCTCACCTTGAGCCGGACTTCGTGGCCTCGGATGTCGCCGCGCTCATGAGCGAGCTGAAGCGGTCTGGGCTTATCTGA